DNA sequence from the Sphingomonas taxi genome:
GCGAGGCCGTCGGCGACCTCGCGATAGGCGGTCTGCGCCGCCTTGCGATAGGTGGCGAGATAATAGTCCACCTGCGCGCGCGCATAATCGAGATTGCCGCGATTGGTGCCGCCGAGGATCGGCACGCTGACCGACGGTGTCGTCGTCCAGGTCGAGCCGGAGAACAGCCCGGTCAGCGCGCTGCTGGCGAGGCCGAGCACGCTGGTCAGCGAGATCTGCGGGAAGAAGGCGGCACGCGCCGCGCCGACATTGGCGTTCGCGCCGAGCAATTGATGCTCGGCCTCGACCACGTCGGGCCGGTCGAGCAGCACCGCCGACGACAGGCCGGCGGGGACGGTGGCGATGCCGGCGTCGAGCGCGGTCAGGCTGGCGGGCAGCAACGCATCCTCGACGTGCGCGCCGACGAGCAGATCGAGTGCATTGCGATCCTGCGCGACCTGCGTCGTACGATCGGCGACGTCCGCCTGCGCCTGTGCCAGCAGCGTGCGCGCATCGGCGAGGTCCGAGCCGCTGACCAGCCCGGCGTCGTGGAGTTCGGCGTTGAGGCCGACCGTCCGCGCGCTGCTGCGCACCTGCTCCTGCGACACCTTGAGCAGGTCCCGGTCCGCGGCGAGCGTGACATAGGCGGTCGCGGTCTCGGCGACGACGGCGAAGCGCGTCGAGCGGGCGCCACTCTGCGTCGACAGATAGGTCTCGAACGCCGCGCGCGACAGGTTCTTCTGCCGACCGAACAGGTCGAGTTCGAAATTGCTGACCCCGGCGCTCGCCGAGAACAGGTCGCCCGATCCTGCGGTCGCGGTGCCGCCGCCGGTGACCGCGCGCGCGATCGACGCCCCCGCATCGGCGGAGACGGTGGGCAGGCGATAGGACCGCTGCACGCGATATTGCGCGCGCGCCGAGGCGACGTTGGCGACCGCCGCGGCGAGATCCTGGTTCGCCGCCAGCGCGCGTTCGATGACGATGCGCAAGGTCGCGTCGGTGACCAGCGACCGCCACGGCATCCCCGCCTTGCCCGCCGCGGCGGGGGCGTAGGCGGCGCCCGCGGGCCATGACTGCGGCACCGCATCCGCCGCGGTGCGGACCTCGTGCGGCGCCAGATCGCAGGCGGCGAGCGCGCTCGCCCCGAGCAGCAGCATCGCGATGCGCAAACGGATCATGCCGCACGCTCCCTGCGTCCGTGGAACAGCCGCGCGACGACGACGAAGAACATCGGCACGTAGAAGATCGCCAGCGCGGTGGCGGTCAGCATGCCGCCGACCACCGCGGTGCCGATCGCGATCCGGCTGTTGGCGCCCGCGCCGGTGGCGACCGCCAGCGGGAAGACGCCGAAGATGAAGGCGAGGCTGGTCATCAGGATCGGCCGCAGCCGCGTCCGCGCCGCCTCCAGCGCGGCGTCGACCACGTCCTTGCCCGCGCGGCGCGCCTCCTCGGCGAATTCGACGATCAGGATCGCATTCTTGGCGGCGAGGCCGATCGTGGTGATGAGCCCGACCTGAAAATAGATGTCGTTGTCGAGCCCGCGCAGCGTCACCGCGAGCACCGCGCCGATCACGCCGAGCGGCAGCACCAGCAGCACCGCGATCGGCACCGACCAGCTTTCGTACAGCGCCGCCAGGCACAGGAAGACGATCAGGACCGACAGGCCGTAGAGCATCGGCGCCTGCCCGCTCGCCTCATTCTCTTGGAACGACAGGCCGGCCCAGGCATAGCCGGTGCCCGGCGCGAGCTGCCGTTGCAGCTTGACCATCTCGGCCATCGCCGCGCCCGAACTGCCGCCCTCGGCGGGTTCGCCCTGGATTTCGTAGGAGGAGCGGCCGTTGAACCGCGACACGCTGTTCGGCCCCTTCTCCCACGACAAGGTCGCGATCGACGAGAAGGGGACCATCGTGCCACTCGCGGTGCGCGCGAACCAGCCGCTGAGGTCGCCGGGCAGCATGCGATAGGGCGCGTCCGCCTGCATATAGACGCGCTTCACCCGGCCGCGATCGACGAAGTCGTTGACGTAGACGCCGCCCCAGGCGTTCGACAGCGTGTTGGTGACGTCGGCCTCGGTCAGGCCGAGCACGGCGAGCTTGGCGTCGTCGAGCGTCACGCGCAGTTGCGGCGTATCGGGCAATGTCGAGGCACGGACCTGCGCCAGTTTCGGATCCTTGTTGGCGGCGGCGATCAGTTTGTCGCGCAGCGCGACGAAGGCGTCGCGGCCAAGGCCGCCGGTATTGGTCAGCTCGAAGGTGAAGCCGTTCGACTGGCCGAGGCCGGAGATCGCTGGCGGCGTCAGCGGGATGACGGTCGCGTCGCGGATCGTGCCGAAATTCCGGATCGCGCGCGCGTTGATCGCCGAGGCGCTCTGGCTGGCGTCCTTGCGCTCGTCGAACGGCGTGAGGCTGGCAAAGGCCATGCCGGCATTCTGCCCCGAGCCGCTGAAGCCGAAGCCGGTGATGCTGAACACGTTTTCGATCGTCGCCTTCTCGTGCGTCGAATAATAGCTCTGGACGCGGTCGCGCACCGCCTCGGTCCGCTCGTCGGTGGCGCCGGCGGGCAGCGTGTACATCACCATCACCTGCCCCTGATCCTCGACCGGCAGGAAGCTGGTCGGCAGCCGGACGAACAGCACCGCGAGCACGACGGTGATCGCCGCGACCACCGCCAGATGCAGCCAGCGCCGGCCGATGACGCCGCGCGTCGCCGCGACGTAGCGATTGGTGGTCCGGTCGAACCAGCGGTTGAACCGGCCGAACAGGCCGGGCCGCGCCAGCGGATCGCCATGCGTCGGCTTGAGCAGCGTCGCGGTCAGCGCCGGGCTGAGCACCAGCGCGACCAGCACCGACAGCAGCATCGACGACACGATGGTGATCGAGAACTGGCGGTAGATCACCCCGGTCGAGCCGCCGAAGAACGCCATCGGCAGGAACACCGCCGACAACACCAGCGCGATGCCGACCAGCGCCGAGCCGATCTCGCCCATCGAGCGGATCGTCGCCGCTTTGGGATCGAGCGCCTCCTCGGTCATCACCCGCTCGACATTCTCGACCACGACGATCGCGTCGTCGACCAGCAGGCCGATCGCCAGCACCATCGCGAACAGCGTCAGCGTGTTGATCGAATAGCCGCAGACCGCGAGCACGCCGAACGTGCCGAGCAGCACCACCGGCACCGCGATCGCCGGGATCAGCGTCGCGCGCCAGTTCTGCAGGAAGACGAACATGACGATGATGACGAGGACGATCGCGATGGCCAGCGTCTCGACCACTTCCTCGACCGACAGTTTGACGAAGGTGGTGGTGTCGCGCGGATAGGCGATCGCATAGCCCGCCGGCAGGTTGGTCGCGAGCTCGGCCATCCGCGCCTTGACCGCGGTCGCGGTCTCCAGCGCGTCGGCGCCGGTCGCGAGCTGGATCGCCATGCCCGCGGCGGGATGGCCGTTGAGCTCGGCGGAGGTGGTGTAGCTGTCCTGCCCCAGTTCGACGCGTGCGACGTCGGACAGGCGAACGATTGCGCCCTCCGTGGTGGTCTTGAGCACGATCGCGCCGAATTGCGCGGGCGTGCTCAGCCGCGACTTGGCGCGGACGGTGGCGTTGAGCATCTGCCCCTTCACCGCGGGCAGCGCGCCGATCTGGCCAGCGGCGACGTCGACGTTCTGCGCCTCGATTGCGCTCTGCACGTCGGAGGGCATCAATTGCACCGCGGCGAGCTTGGTCGGATCGAGCCAGATGCGCATCGCATATTGCGCGCCGAACACCTGGCTCTGCCCGACGCCGTCGACGCGGGCGAGATCGTCCTGGAAATTGCTGACCAGATAATCGGCGATGTCGCTCGCCGATGCCTTGTCGCTTTTGTCGTAGAGCGCGACGATCATCAGGAAGTCGCTGTTCGACTTGGTCACGGTCACGCCCTGCGACGTCACCGCCGAGGGCAGCCGCGCGCTCGCCTGCTGCACCTTGTTCTGCACCTGCACCTGCGCGGTATCGGGGTCGGTGCCCTTGGCGAAGGTGACGGTGATCGACGCCGAGCCCGCGGAATTGGAGCTGGACTGGAAATATTGGAGCCCGTCGATGCCGGTGAGCTGCTGCTCGATCACCTGCGTCACGCTGGTCTCCAGAGTCTCGGCGGAGGCGCCGGGATAGGTGGCGCTGATCGCGATCGTGGGCGGCGCGACGTCGGGATATTGCGCGATCGGCAGCGACCGCAGCCCGGCGACGCCGCCGAGCATGATGCAGATCGCGATCACCCAGGCGAAGATGGGGCGTTCGACGAAGAAGCGGCTGATCCCCATGTCAGCGCTCCTGTTTCACGGCGACGGGCTTGACCGTCGCGCCCGGCTGCGCCTTGTCGGTGCCCTCGACGATCAGCCGGTCGCCCGCCTTCAGCCCGGCGGTGACCAGCCAGTTGCTGCCGATCGCCTCGCCGGTGGTGATCTGGCGTTGCACCACCTTGTCGTCGGCGCCGACCACCAATGCGGTGGCATTGCCCTTGGCGTCGCGGGTGATGCCCCGCTGCGGTGCGAGGATGCCGTTGCGCACCACCGTCTGCGGCACGGTGACGCGGACGAACATGCCGGGCAGCAGCAGCCCCTGCGGATTGGGGAAGCGCGCGCGCAGCGTGACGGTGCCGGTGGTGGCGTCGACCGTCGCCTCGCCGAACTCGATCCGTCCCGCCTGCGGATAGGCGCGGCCGTTGTCGAGCGTCAGGCGAACGGTGGTGCTCGCCGGCAGCGCCGAACCGCTGGCGAGGCTCTGGCGCAGGTCGAAGACGTCGCTGCTCGACTGCTGGATATCGACGAAGATCGGGTCGAGCTGCGCGATCGTCGCCAGCGCGGTCGTCTGCGCGGCGGACACCAGCGCGCCCTGCGTATAGGTCGAGCGGCCGATCCGCCCCGAGATCGGCGCATAGACGCGCGTGAAGCCGAGCTGCACGTTCGCGGTGCGCAGCGTCGCGCGATATTGCGCGATGCTCGCCCGCGCCTGGCGTGCGGTGGCGACCGCATCGTCGACGTCCTGCCGCGCGACCGCGTCTGCGCTCTGCAACCGGCCGTAGCGCGCGACCTTGGCCTGCGCGGTCGCCGCCTGCGCCTCGGCGCTGGCGACCTGCGCCGCCGCCTCGTCGCGGGTGGCGCGATAGAGGCGCGGATCGATCTGGTAGAGTGGCTGGCCGGCGCGGACCAGTGCGCCCTCGGTGAACAGCCGCGCCTTGATGATGCCGTCGACCTGCGGGCGCACCTCGGACATCGCGGTCGCGGCGGTGCGGCCGGTCAGCACCGTCGTCGTGGTGACCGGCGAGGTGGTGAGCGTGACGACGCCGACCTCGGCGGGCGGCGGCGGTGCCATGCCGCCCTTCGAACCGCCGCCGCAGCCGGCGAGCGCGAGCGCGAGCGCGAGAGACGCCGCGACACACGGAGAGACGGGTTTCATGCCGCGCGACCGCCTGCATCCCGATCGACACCCGAACCGGAGAAAAACGCGAGAGGATGGCAAGCGAACATGGCGGAGGACCCCGATGAAGGTCAGTCCCTCTATTCCGATCCGGTGGGGGGAGACAGACATGGTCCGTAAGCGAATGTAATGGTTTGTAACGGGTGGTTTCTATAGTCTTGCGACCCGTATCGGATACTTGGCTCGATAAAGGCTTCGCGGATGATCATGACATGTTCGCACCGCGTCGACCTCTAAGGAGCTTGGGTTTGTGATCGTGGGTGTGGGCCATCTATTGCCGCGTGAGGCGTTCGATCCGCCGTCCGCTGGGTGAACCCCTTCGCATTTGATCGCGCTGCCTGCTTGCAGCATGATCATCGCACGCCAGACAATAGGCGGAAGGATAGAGGGTGTCGTGAACGGGTCGCTGCGGTGATCGTCGAATCATGCTGGCGCTCGCGGCGCCGCGCGGCGGTATTGCGGACCGGCGCGGCGATGCCGCAGACGACATTCCTCTGATCCTTTCCGACCTCGAGCAATGATTTCGAGAATTGTGCAGGTCGGCGACTGTGCTGGACCCGGCCGTAACGGAATGGATAGCAGATGACGAAGAATCGTTGGATCGTCCTGGTCGCCCTGGCCTATATGCTTTCTATCGGGATGGCGCTGCCCATCTATGCGGGCAGCGTGATCAACACGTCGATGGTCGTCGACATGGGCTGGAACCGGCAGACGCTCGGGCTGCTGGTCGGTGCGAACATGATCGTCAATGGCCTGCTCGCCCCGGGCGGCGCGTTCGTCGTGCAGAAGATCGGCGTCCGTCATGCGCTGATCGCCGGTGCGACGCTGATGGCGCTCGTCAGCGCCGCGCTGGCGACGATCGTCACCGCGCCGTGGCAGGCGATCCTCGCCTTCGGCCTCGGCCTCGGCATCGCCGGCAATCTGACCGGGATCATCGCCTGCCAGACCGGCGTCGCGCAATGGTTCGACGAGCAGCGCACCACGGCGCTGTCGCTGCTCTACGCGGCGATGGGGGTCGGCGGCTTCGCCTCGGTATGGATCGTGACGCGCGCGATCGAGGCGTCGCACGACTGGCGTGCCGGCTGGTGGATCTTCGCGGTGGCGGCGGCGGCGGGCGCCATCGTCGCGACGCTGGTCATCCGTAACCGGCTGGACGCATCGGGCACCATGGCCGGTCCCGGCATGCCGATCGCGCCGGACAGCGGTGCGGCGCGTTCGGTGGACGAGACGCTCACCCTCGGCGGGGCGCTGCGCTCGCCGTTCCTGTGGGCGGTGTGTCTGTGCATGCTCGCCTCGACATCGGCGGCGGCGTTCGTCGTGGCGCACGTCCAGGCGTATCTGCGCGACGTGGGCTTCTCGCCGACCGGTGCGGCATCGGCGGTGTCGCTGTTCTCGCTGGCGACATTGGGCGGCAATCTCGCCGTCGGGCCGATCGCCGCCAAATCCTCGCCGCGCATCGCTTATGCCGCGGCACTTGGCACGCTGGCGATCGCCATGCTCATCCTCATCAACGTACACGGATCACCGATGCTGTATGCCTTCGCGATCATCGCGGGCATCGGATTCGGGGCGAGCCAGGTCGGGTCGATGGCGATCCTCGGGCATTACTGGAGCACGCGGCTGTTCCCTGCGCTGACGGCGCTGGGCCTGCTGATCCAGACCGCGGGCGGCGGTGCCGTGCCGATCATCGCCGGCGCCTATTTCGACGCCAATCACAATTACACCGCGATCCTCGTTGCGATCGTGCTGCTCAACGTCATCGGCGCGGCGGTGCTGATGGTCGCCCGCCCGCCGGTCCACGCGCCGGTCGCTGCGGTCGCCTGACGCGCCACGCCGCGCGTCGTTCACGCGGCGGACGCACACGCATTCGACCTACCGTCGCCGCATGCGGGTTCCTAGCCATCGCGCGATGCCGACCGGTGGCCAGGAACAGGAAAGACCCGATGAACAAGCTATTCGACTCCCCCGACGCTGCCGTCGCCGATATCGCGGACGGCGCGACCGTCGCGATCGCCGGGTTCGGGGTCGGCCACAGCTATCCCAACAGCCTGACCGTCGCATTGCGCGATCAGGGGGCGACGCATCTGCGCGTGGTCGCCAATTCGCTCGGCGGTGGCGGCCAGCACCGGCCGCAGATCCTGGTGGAGAACGGCCAGGTCGACGCGGTCGTCCTGTCGTTCTCGGCCCGTCCCGGCATCGCCTCGCCCGAGGAGGCGCTGGTCGCCGAAGGCAAGCTCGACCTCGAAATGGTGCCGCAGGGCATTCTGGTCGACCGCCTGCGTGCCGCGGCGGCGGGGCTGCCCGCCTTCTATAGCCCCGTCACGGTCGGCACGCCGCTGGCCGATGGCAAGGAAGTCCGCGATTTCGACGGCAAGGCGTATGTGCTCGAACGCAGCCTGCCGGTCGATGTCGCGCTGATCCGCGGCTGGCGGGCCGACCGCTTCGGCAACGTCCAGTTCCGGGGCAGCAGCGCACATTTCCACGCATCCTTCGCCAAGGCCGCCCGGCTCGCGATCGTCGAGGTGCAGGAGATCGTCGAACCGGGCGTCATCGCGCCCGACCAGATCGATCTGCCCGGCATATTCGTTCATCGCGTGGTCCAGTCGACGATCACGATCGGGGCGAGTGCAGGGCGGATGGGACGGCGCGCCCCCGAAAGCGGGCGCGACTATCTCGGCAAGCCGGCGCTGTCCCGATCGGCGATCGCGCGGCGTGCCGCGGCGCTCGTTCCCGATGGCAGCTACATCAATCTCGGCTCGGGTCTGCCGACGCTGGTGGCGGGTCATATCCGCGGCCGCGAGGTCTTCTTGC
Encoded proteins:
- a CDS encoding efflux transporter outer membrane subunit, whose translation is MIRLRIAMLLLGASALAACDLAPHEVRTAADAVPQSWPAGAAYAPAAAGKAGMPWRSLVTDATLRIVIERALAANQDLAAAVANVASARAQYRVQRSYRLPTVSADAGASIARAVTGGGTATAGSGDLFSASAGVSNFELDLFGRQKNLSRAAFETYLSTQSGARSTRFAVVAETATAYVTLAADRDLLKVSQEQVRSSARTVGLNAELHDAGLVSGSDLADARTLLAQAQADVADRTTQVAQDRNALDLLVGAHVEDALLPASLTALDAGIATVPAGLSSAVLLDRPDVVEAEHQLLGANANVGAARAAFFPQISLTSVLGLASSALTGLFSGSTWTTTPSVSVPILGGTNRGNLDYARAQVDYYLATYRKAAQTAYREVADGLARRGTIARQRQAQADLVAAAQASYAIGEARYREGSDSFLTALVAQRTLYSAQQTAISAALTDLANRVTLYQAIGSDDTL
- a CDS encoding efflux RND transporter permease subunit: MGISRFFVERPIFAWVIAICIMLGGVAGLRSLPIAQYPDVAPPTIAISATYPGASAETLETSVTQVIEQQLTGIDGLQYFQSSSNSAGSASITVTFAKGTDPDTAQVQVQNKVQQASARLPSAVTSQGVTVTKSNSDFLMIVALYDKSDKASASDIADYLVSNFQDDLARVDGVGQSQVFGAQYAMRIWLDPTKLAAVQLMPSDVQSAIEAQNVDVAAGQIGALPAVKGQMLNATVRAKSRLSTPAQFGAIVLKTTTEGAIVRLSDVARVELGQDSYTTSAELNGHPAAGMAIQLATGADALETATAVKARMAELATNLPAGYAIAYPRDTTTFVKLSVEEVVETLAIAIVLVIIVMFVFLQNWRATLIPAIAVPVVLLGTFGVLAVCGYSINTLTLFAMVLAIGLLVDDAIVVVENVERVMTEEALDPKAATIRSMGEIGSALVGIALVLSAVFLPMAFFGGSTGVIYRQFSITIVSSMLLSVLVALVLSPALTATLLKPTHGDPLARPGLFGRFNRWFDRTTNRYVAATRGVIGRRWLHLAVVAAITVVLAVLFVRLPTSFLPVEDQGQVMVMYTLPAGATDERTEAVRDRVQSYYSTHEKATIENVFSITGFGFSGSGQNAGMAFASLTPFDERKDASQSASAINARAIRNFGTIRDATVIPLTPPAISGLGQSNGFTFELTNTGGLGRDAFVALRDKLIAAANKDPKLAQVRASTLPDTPQLRVTLDDAKLAVLGLTEADVTNTLSNAWGGVYVNDFVDRGRVKRVYMQADAPYRMLPGDLSGWFARTASGTMVPFSSIATLSWEKGPNSVSRFNGRSSYEIQGEPAEGGSSGAAMAEMVKLQRQLAPGTGYAWAGLSFQENEASGQAPMLYGLSVLIVFLCLAALYESWSVPIAVLLVLPLGVIGAVLAVTLRGLDNDIYFQVGLITTIGLAAKNAILIVEFAEEARRAGKDVVDAALEAARTRLRPILMTSLAFIFGVFPLAVATGAGANSRIAIGTAVVGGMLTATALAIFYVPMFFVVVARLFHGRRERAA
- a CDS encoding efflux RND transporter periplasmic adaptor subunit, encoding MKPVSPCVAASLALALALAGCGGGSKGGMAPPPPAEVGVVTLTTSPVTTTTVLTGRTAATAMSEVRPQVDGIIKARLFTEGALVRAGQPLYQIDPRLYRATRDEAAAQVASAEAQAATAQAKVARYGRLQSADAVARQDVDDAVATARQARASIAQYRATLRTANVQLGFTRVYAPISGRIGRSTYTQGALVSAAQTTALATIAQLDPIFVDIQQSSSDVFDLRQSLASGSALPASTTVRLTLDNGRAYPQAGRIEFGEATVDATTGTVTLRARFPNPQGLLLPGMFVRVTVPQTVVRNGILAPQRGITRDAKGNATALVVGADDKVVQRQITTGEAIGSNWLVTAGLKAGDRLIVEGTDKAQPGATVKPVAVKQER
- a CDS encoding MFS transporter; translation: MTKNRWIVLVALAYMLSIGMALPIYAGSVINTSMVVDMGWNRQTLGLLVGANMIVNGLLAPGGAFVVQKIGVRHALIAGATLMALVSAALATIVTAPWQAILAFGLGLGIAGNLTGIIACQTGVAQWFDEQRTTALSLLYAAMGVGGFASVWIVTRAIEASHDWRAGWWIFAVAAAAGAIVATLVIRNRLDASGTMAGPGMPIAPDSGAARSVDETLTLGGALRSPFLWAVCLCMLASTSAAAFVVAHVQAYLRDVGFSPTGAASAVSLFSLATLGGNLAVGPIAAKSSPRIAYAAALGTLAIAMLILINVHGSPMLYAFAIIAGIGFGASQVGSMAILGHYWSTRLFPALTALGLLIQTAGGGAVPIIAGAYFDANHNYTAILVAIVLLNVIGAAVLMVARPPVHAPVAAVA
- a CDS encoding 3-oxoacid CoA-transferase; translated protein: MNKLFDSPDAAVADIADGATVAIAGFGVGHSYPNSLTVALRDQGATHLRVVANSLGGGGQHRPQILVENGQVDAVVLSFSARPGIASPEEALVAEGKLDLEMVPQGILVDRLRAAAAGLPAFYSPVTVGTPLADGKEVRDFDGKAYVLERSLPVDVALIRGWRADRFGNVQFRGSSAHFHASFAKAARLAIVEVQEIVEPGVIAPDQIDLPGIFVHRVVQSTITIGASAGRMGRRAPESGRDYLGKPALSRSAIARRAAALVPDGSYINLGSGLPTLVAGHIRGREVFLHAENGALGYDLLDDPEDYDPDFFDAAGNFIRLRSGGAVFESVASFEIARSGKLSAIMLGAYQVSEAADLANWATPGQQGGGIGGAMDLAASGAPVIVVMEHTDSKGRPKLVADCAYPLTAPGCVTTIVTDLALFQWRDGRFVVEEIAPGFTREDIRGLTPMRFDFAATLGVLGEG